AGCTTTCCCAAGCCGCAAACCGAAACTGTTTCGATTGAGTTCATGTGGGGTGCACATGTTCCGCCGTCGCGCTCGCGCCGGCCTGGATTGAGGAGAGGGTGACTTTAGGGCGCGCCTCAACAGAGGCGCGTTCGAGCCAGATTTCGCGCCACCACAAATGGATGCTGCGAGGACAGAACATCCGCTGGCCGCTATAAAGCGCTTTGCAGCTGACGCCTTCCAAGATAACTGCCGGCGTATTCATCCGCCTCAACTTTCCGGTCTTTTCGTCCACGAAGCGCTCGACGCAGGTACTAACGCGGAAGACCTTGCCGCAGAATGGCACGAGCTCGGCGTCGAACGAGAGGCCTCTGTTCGAAAGTTTGACGTCCAGTGTCGCAAGAATTTCTTCATAGGATTTGACCCGCACCAAGTCGCCGGGCCGAAGTCCGAGATCGCGTCTGGGCGTAGGCTGGCCGACTGGGATCGTTCCCCTCAATCGGGGGAACGGAATGCCGCCGGTGATGGCCTGAATTCGATTGTATAACCAGCGAGCCGGGTGCCCCCATCTGTCACTGAAGGCCAGCGTTCCATAGTAGTAGAACAAATACAGGAAGCCGCGAGCTATCTCCGGCAAGGTTCTGTTGCCTGACCTATAGGAATCCACATACTGCCGGGCATCCCACCAACTGAGCGGCTTCGTATAGTTGAGCAGTTCGGTGGCCTGACAGGAGTACTTGGCATCTCCGCCGGCGCCATGGCGCTTTGTGGCGCCCAAGACGTCGCTCTCCGTGCAACGTGGCGGCGAAGCCGCCTCCGCGCTCGGCGAATGGACGCGTTTCGGCACGTACTGGACCTGCGCCGGCCCGTCGACGGGCTTGAGCCAAGCGCCCTTCCAGAATAAGAGGCAGCCGGCCTGACATCCCCCGTAGGCTTGGCCATCGCAGCGGAGGTTGAGATGGTATCCGTCTTGTAGGCGTCGCCCTGCATAATGCCCGCTGACCGTATCGCAGGTCTTGTACGCGCGCCGGTAAACACGAAAACGCTGACCGCAATATTTGAACATCTGCGGCATGAAGGGGAGTTCGTCGAGGCGGCCATTCTTGTCGAGCGTTCTGAGGATGTCTTCCTTGCTCAGGACCTCCACCCAGTCGCCTGCACACGCTTTCATGTTCAACGTCCTATCCAGTCCGGAAAGGTGGCCTGAACCATTGAGTGCGAACCGACAGACGCCGACATAAGGATCGTGTTCCTCTCCCACTGTCGGAAGGGGGAAGCCCACTAAGTCATTGCATATTGAGCCGATCTTGTTGACGAGCCAGCGTTCCAAAAGGGGCGCAATGACTGTTCTTAAGAGGTAATCCCTGGCCGTGCCGGGCGCATCTGCAAGACAACCAAGAGTATGCGGCGCGGCCAGGCAAATCCGCGCGATGGCGTTCGCGGATAACCAGCCAGTGACACGCACGAAAAGAAATGCCGGCGATTGGCGCGCCGCCTTGGCAGGCTCCCGTCAGCAGGCATCCTTGATTTGGTGGACTGGATGGCCATGCTCAAGCGCCCAAACAGCCGCCTGCGTCCGGTTCGCTACCTGGATCTTCCGTAGGATCGATTTCATGTGGACCTTGACCGTCGCCTCGGTAATGTCGCACGAGCGCGCGATCACCTTATTGGCGTGCCCTTGTACGAGACCGTCGAGAACCTGAGCCTCGCGCTCTGAGAGTCTGGGGTGATTCCGCAGGGGCGGCGTCCAATGTGTATCACCCTCGTGGCCGTCAAGATGCGCTACGCTGCAGTCATTTTCTGTAGACCGAGTCTGAGGCATGGGGACTACGTTGACCGATCTGGTCTCGTGTTCGGTGCCACCCGACGGGGTCTCGTCCGTCCCAGCCTCTGGCTGATGTGACTTGTCTTTCGGTGAGGGGCGGATGGCCGGGCTCTTCGTTCTGGCCATGACCACAACGCGGGCGTCTTCAATTGTAACGAAGTCCAGCGTTTTGATCAGCGTCTCGGGAGATGCGAACAATGGAACACAGCCGTCGACTTCCGATGTCAGCAGCTTCTGAAAGTCGGCGGCAGACGCATGCTCGAACAGCAGAACGATCTTGCTATTGGACCACAATTTTCGAATGCTGGCGGCTTCGGCGACCGCATCGTCGGTCGACTCCGCGCCCAGGATTACAAGCTTGGGACCATCACCCACCATTGCTGGGTTGCTGATATCTGCAGTGGACGCGCTACTGCAAACGACGCGATAGCGATAATTCTTTATCAACGACTCGAGTGCTTCGCGTACAAGCAAATGAGGTTCAATGATAATAGTCGCTGTTCTTCTCGCCATGACGATCCCTCGCGGGGTTCCTCTTGGTGGAGCCACATTTGCAGATGATCAAAAAGAACGCTTGATGCCTCTGCCTTGGACTGATCACCTTAAGGAGAACGTGAAAGGAGTAGCATGTCTGTGGTAGCTTCGTTTGCCATGGCGTTGCCGACGCTCTTGACTGAGGTCTCGATTTCCACAAGAGCATACCGTTCGCGATCGCAAGCACCGCACAGGAATTCCGGTGATCCATCGTCTAAGAAGGGGTACCTATCAAGAATCCAGCGTCCCCCGGCAGGTTTTGCCTATATTATGCAACAATAACTTGATGGCATGACGACTTGGCCGAGCTAGTCAACGAGCTGGTAGCGGGATGGCCTCAATCTTTATCTCTGGGAAGTCGCAGCACAGACAAGGACAATGGTGTTCCTTGGCCACCTGTGCCTGGGCACTGGCGCTGTCCGTCATCCTTCATGCATGGTCGATTGATCCTGCTACGGCACAGTCGGCGGCGGCACAGTCGGCGGCGCCGAAAGCATATCGGATTACGGCCGGCGACAAGATCGGCGTGACCGTTTTCGGTCAACCCGACCTATCGGGTGAATCAACTGTTGATCAAAGCGGCAGTATCCGACTGCCGTTGATTGGTGACATCTACGCAATCAATCTTACGCTGACCGAGCTCGAACAGAGCATCGCTCAAGCGCTGGCGCCGGGATATGTCCGTAACCCGACGGTCAGCATAAGAATAGCGGAGTTCAGTCCGATCTATGTACTGGGCTTGGTCCGGACGCCAGGCGTTTATCCATACCGCGAAGGGTTGTCGGTGCTTGGAGCCATAGCGCGCGCGGGCGGCATCGGCGTGTCGGAAATTCAGCAAAGCGGTATGCTCGGAGCCTTGTTGCAGGCGGAAGAGCGCGTTCGCCTGCTGGAAATAGGCCGCGTAATCTTTCTTGCAAAACGAGCGCGGCTAATCGCGCTGCAAAACGGCGATGACCGGATCGATTTTCCGGATATGTCAGGACTCGTTGCCGATCCGGCCCGCATGGCCCAGATCCGTGACGGCGAACAACTTGCGTTCACAGCAGAAAGGCAAGCTGTCCTGCAGGAGACCGAAGCTTTGCAGAAGCAGCTTCCGCGTTTGGAGGCCGAGATTGCTTCACTCAAGCGTCAGGCGGAACTCGAACTGCAACAGCGTAGCCTCAATCACGAACTGGTTGCAGACTACGAGCAGTTGGCCAAGACCGGACTTGCGCGCAAGTCAACGTACATTGAGGTAAGGCGCGAAGAGGCGCGCATAGATGGAAACATCGGGCGTCTGAATTCTGAGTCGCTGAAGGCGGAACTCGCGATTGGCGATCTGCAATTCAAGATCACAGAGCTGCGCAACGGCTATCAGCGTCGCATGTCGACCGAACTGCGGGAGACAGAGCGATCCCTCCTGGAACTGACCGTTACGCTTCCGGCAGCGCATCGCGTTCGCGCGGCTTACGCGCGGCAGGTCGGATGGCTGACTGCGGAACAATTGCAGCAGCCGGCCATAGCCGTGATCCGCGCCAAGGGTACCACGAATGTAAAGTACGACGCGATTGTCGACTTCCTGCTACAGCCAGGAGACGTCGTGCAGATCGGTTCTCTGTTTCCACCCGTGCCTGAATTGTCCCTGGATCGGCTGGACGTATCTGGAGAGAAGGCGGCCTCAGGCGAGACGTCATCCCGGACGGGAAACGCCGCTGCAGCGCAATGGGGCGCCACTGGATCGACTGCGACGGTCAATTGAGCAGACGGCCACTTCAGTCAATCGAACCGTCGGACCACTCGTGATTTTGGGCGGCTCCGGACTCTGGTCTTCGTCACGCGCTTCTCCGGGTTCCGATCATTGTGCCTGACGATCAGGTGGAGCGCTTCGTTCGATAGACCGTATTCGCGCCCTAGTGCGTCGAACGAAACCCCTCGAGCGCGCCGGGTACAAATCGCCCGGTTGAGCTCCAGGAGAATCGCCTCTCGCAGTCGGTCATATGGCAAATTCATGAGAGTCGCCCTTCGCTGGCAATTTTATTGCCGGTGTCACCCAAACCCTTAGTCCCCCTTGGACTCGCATGGCATCCGCGATGACCTCGCGAAAGAACTACGGCCGCAACACCTTGATAGTTGGATGCTACTGACTTCGCCGACATCTCGTCCGAGATATGAAGTCATTCCCGGACCCTGATCGCAGCTTCGGCAAATACCCCCTTGCCGCCCGGCGCAGCGCAATAGGTCCCGCACGCCGCGTCAGGTCCGCTTCAAAACGTGTAGCACGAGCCCGCGCGCATTTCCATAAGCGCAGCGCTCCCGTTGGTCGCGTTGTGGCAAACGGTGGAGGCCTTCAACAATCGGGCTACTCCTTCTTGGCGCTTGAGCACGCAACCGTCCGCCGTAACGTTACACACGGTGGCCGGTATGAACACCGAACGTCGGTGATGGAGGATTCAAGATGTCGAAAGCATTGAAGCCTTGGGCGTTGGTCACAGGAGCGGGCGGCTTCATCGGCCATCATCTGGTGTCGTACCTGAAGACGGCAGGCTATCGCGTGCGCGGCGTCGACATCAAGCGGCCCGAATATGGCGGCACCGACGCCGACGAATTCATGATGCTCGACCTTCGAGAGTTGAAGAATTGTCAGATCTGCACCACCGGGATGAATTTCGTCTATCACCTGGCGGCCGACATGGGCGGAATCGGATATATCACTGCGTCGCACGCCGGGATCGCCCACAACAATTCCCTGATGAATCTGTACATGCTCGAAGCAACGCGCAGTAATGACGTCGAGCGGTTGTTGTTTTCGTCGTCTGCGTGCGTCTATCCACACGGTTTGCAGACCTCCCCGGATGTAACACCGCTGCGCGAGGAGGACGCGTTTCCCGCAGAGCCTGAAGAAGGTTATGGTCTCGAGAAGCTCTATGCGGAAAAACTCTGCCAGTATTATACGGAGGACTACGGCCTCTGCACGCGTGTCGTGCGTTTTCACAACGTATATGGCCCGCTGGGCACCTATGATGGCGGCCGTGAAAAGGCGCCGGCGGCGATGTGCCGCAAGGTCGCATGCGCTCCAAATCCCGGCATGATCGAAGTATGGGGAGATGGCAGGCAGACACGCTCCTTCATGTATATTGATGATTGCGTCGAGGGCATTCATCGCATCATGCGATCGGACTACGCAAAGCCCCTCAACCTCGGTACGGATGAATTGGTTACGGTTGACGAGCTTGCCGAAATCGTGATCGGGGCGTCGGAAAAGAAGATCGCCCTCGTGCACGATCTCTCCAAACCGCAGGGAGTGCGAGGTCGGAATAGTGACAACACGCGGCTGCGGGAAGTGCTGCAGTGGGAACCGCGCATGACTTTGCGCAAGGGGATTGTTCCTACCTACAACTGGATCGCCGCGCAAACGGCAGCCGTAGCCGCGGTCGAAAAGGCCATGCCCGGCGCGGCAGTCGCGGCGGAATAGGTGTTCCGGATAGAAGAGGTTCGTTTCGCCAGCCATCGAACGGGTGATGAGGCATGTCAAACGTCGACGCACGCCGAGCCCGTACGTTGTCGCCGGCCGGTGGCAAGCGGTTCGGAGGTGGAGGCGAGTCGCGCCGCGGGCGGCTTTCGGAGAAGGGGATCAGACGCCGCCGAGTCTTCGCCGCGCTCCTCTTTGCAGGCGACATCGTATCGGGCTCCATGGCAGTCGTTACAGCCGCGGCGATCGTCGCCGTGGCGGCCGGCCAGATAGGTCTGGTCGGTCGGACGCAGGCGCAAATGTGCCTGCTACTGCTTCTGTTACTTGGCATCAACTGTTCGCTCGGCCTCTACCGGGCCAACATCAGAAGCCCGATGGAACGCTTTCGCCTGCGCGCGACAGCAACGTTGCTGTTTGTTTTCGCAGGAATGCTGATGTGGATTCGGGAGGGGCCGTTAGTCGAACTGGGGATCGTGCCGGTGGTTGGCGTGATCGCGCTTGTGCTCGGCGTGTGGACGGAGCACTTGGTCGGCGCCCTGCTCGTCAAGTCCGATCTTGATCGCGCTCCGACCGCTATCCTGGGCACCGGCGCAAGCAGCCGCGCGCTTGCTCGCCTGTTGCTGAGTCGACCGGCCTGTGGACTGCATCCCATAGGATTCATCGACGATGGCGCGTGCTCCGACGATGTTGTGGATGTAATCGTGCCGCGACAGGACGCTGACGGTACAAGCGCGGTCTTGCCTGTGCTCGGTACGCTTGATGGATGGTGTGCCGACGGCAGCGCGGAAGTCGTAATCGTGCCGGATTGTGAATGCCTCCCGCGGGATGCTACTGCGCTGTATCGGCTGGGTGCCCGTCAAGTCCTGGTAATCACGCGGCTGGGCGAATTTCCAACGTTTGGCCTGCAGGTTCGCAATGCGGACTGCTTCGTGGCCTTGGAACTGAACGGGCAGCCTACTGACTACAGCAGGGAGCTGAAGCGCGCCATCGATCTGGTCCTCGCGCTGGCGCTCCTGCTTCTCACCGCGCCAATTATCGGGCTGCTCGCACTCGCGATTAAACTCGCCGATCCGGGCCCCGCTTTCTATGGCCAGTGGCGCGTTGGCTGTTGCGGCAGGCCAATCCGAGTTCTGAAGATGCGCACCATGTATAGGGATGCTGAGCAGCGGCTCGAGCGAGTGCTCGTGAGCGATCCCGATTTGCGCAAGCAATGGCTGCGGTATTTCAAGCTGGTGCAGGATCCGCGCATCCTGCCGCATGTCGGCAGCCTGATGCGCCGTACCAGCCTTGATGAACTGCCTCAGCTCTGGAATGTCATTCGCGGCGATATGAGTCTGGTGGGGCCGCGACCGTTTCCCGCCTACCATATGGACGCCTTCGACCCGCAATTTAGGGCGCTGAGGGCAACCGTCCCGCCAGGACTGACCGGCTTGTGGCAAATCTCCTCGCGCAGCAACGGCGACCTCGACGTGCAGCGCGCAGAGGACTGTCTCTACATCAAGAACCGCTCTCTCTGGCTCGACCTGTATATTCTGATAGCGACGCTGCCGGCCGTAATTCGCGCGATGGGCGCAAAGTAATTGCGAACCGGCGCTAACGCTTTGGAATGTCGTGCCTGCTTCGGAAGAGCGGCGTCGCCATTGCTGGCTTGGTCGCGTGCGCTGGACCGTGGAGGGTTGCGTTGCAATCGGGTGACTGCGCAAAGGATGGGGTACTCCGTATGCGTCGCGAACAAGTGTCGTGGAAGCGCGTATCATTGATCAACAAATATTCTGGTCGCCAGTGGCAGCCGGAAAGCGGCTCTCGGAGTGACAAACCATGGATATGCCAGTCGGTTCCGATCAGATCATCACGCCAACCACTGCGATGGTGTCATCCCGGAACGCAATCCCGCAGCGGCGGCGCGTTCTCGTGACGGGCGGGGCAGGCTTCATAGGCTCTCATTTGTGCGAACGTCTGCTGGAAACCGGCTGCGAGCTGCTCTGCGTCGATAACTTCTTCACCGGGACCAGGCGCAATATTGAACACTTGCTTGACGATCCGCGGTTCGAGATCTTGCGGCACGACATAACCTTCCCCCTTTATGTCGAAGTCGACGAGATCTACAATCTCGCCTGTCCGGCGTCGCCGATTCACTATCAATGGGACCCCGTGCAGACGACCAAGACGAGCGTGCTGGGCGCCATCAACATGCTTGGTCTGGCCAAGCGGCTACGTGGCAAGATCCTTCAGGCGTCCACGTCTGAGGTCTACGGCGATCCTGAGGTTCACCCGCAGCAGGAATCCTACTGGGGTCATGTCAATCCCATTGGGCCGCGGTCCTGCTATGATGAGGGCAAGCGTTGCGCCGAAACGCTGTTTTTCGACTATGGTAGGCAGCACCATCTGAAAATCAAGGTACTGCGGATTTTCAATACTTACGGGCCGCGCATGCAGCCGAATGACGGCCGCGTCGTGTCGAATTTCATCGTCCAGGCCCTCAACAATCAGCCCCTAACTATCTATGGAGACGGTCTGCAGACGCGTTCGTTCTGCTTTGTCGATGATCTGGTCAGTGGAATGATCGGTCTGATGAATTCTCCGGACAGGATTACCGGACCGATCAATTGCGGAAATCCGAATGAGTTCACGATTCGTGACCTGGCCGAGATGGTGATCGCCATGACCGGTTCTCGCTCACGGATCGTCCATCGCCCTCTGCCGCAGGACGATCCAAGGCAGCGCCGTCCGGACATTAGCCAGGCACAAGAGTTGCTGAACTGGCGGCCGAAGGTGATGCTCACGGAGGGTCTACAGCGGACAATAGCGTACTTCGAAAAATCGCATTCGAAGGAGAGAAGCGTCGTTCGAGAGAGCCGATCGATCGCGCGCTCGCGATCCTCACCGAAGTCCAAAATGCGCGAATTGGCGCGAAACCGTGATGCCGCTTCTCAAGCAGCTGTACCAGTGTCTTCGGCCTCATATGGAGTGGGCGCAGATCGACGCTGACATGGGCGGCGGAGTACGGGCTCTTTCGACGTCTCCATAGGTGAGGAGCGACGCCCAATCGGGTGATCTTTCATCGCCGTCAGTTAATGACGTCGAGACTCTGCCGCCGGTGAACAAAGCCACCGGAACGCCGCTTGGTCGCCGGCTATTTGCCGAGTCGTGTCGTGCCAGGAGTCCTCCGGCCCTTGCGGACCAGTCGTTCAATGCGGGCCGCTCCGACGTGATATGCATTGTGATTAGCCGGATGTGTTGGTGCTGGCGCCTCAATCTGCTTGATTTCGCCGATTGCCTTTATGGGGTCTGCAAATCGCTTGCTCACATCGGAGATTAATGGCGGACGGCTGCCGTTTTCCGGTTGTGTCTGGGATCCATTGTTTATCCCCCAAATCGCCGCCTGCGTCCGGTTCTGAACTCGGATCTTGCGAAGGATCGCCTTGACGTGGACCTTCACGGTCGCCTCGGCGATATCGATTTTGCGCGCTATGCATTTGTTGGGGTCGCCTTCGATGATGCAGCGCAGAATCAATTTTTCCCTCGGGGAAAGCTGGGGCGCGATCGGATCTTCCGTCGCAACGAGGATTGGCTCACCATTTTGGTCGTTTGCGGCGGGCTCGACCAGGTGGGGGCCATTGGGATCGAGAATGAATGACAGGAATGCCGGCGGGAAGATTGTTTCCCCCATCATTACCAGCTCCACGGATTTGATGAATCTGTCGCAGGTGATGACATTGACGAAGTATCCGTTGGCGCCTGCGCGAAATGCCGAAACCAACTCGTTCAGCCGATAGTGATCGGCGACGACCGCAATGCGTCCGTCCGGGTTCCGGTTTCTGAAGAGTTCGATTTGTTCGAGTGCAGGGTCAAAATCGTCGCCGGTGTGGACAATGAGAAACAGCGGCGGGTGTAGGTTGGATCTGTTCGGGTGCAAATCATCGGCGCATGATACAGAAGCTAGGATGCGAAAATTTGCTGAGCGTAGAATTTTGGCAAGTCCTTCCCTGAGCAAAATGCTTTTCCCAACGAGGACGGCCGCAAGAACATGTTGCCTCCGCATGGTGGTACTCCCAGCCTGCCTGAACGTCATCCGGAGCCATTAGCCTGCGGCCCTCTTATTTCGCGATTGATCGTCGCGTTGATGATGTTTGCTTTGGTGCAAAATCTTCGTCTCAATAGTTGTTCGTCGGTGGGGTCTCCGCTTTCATGGGAAGATATCTCCCAGTTAAATTTCGAATAAATTTTAGATTCGAATTCCCGATATCCCTATATATCTTTCGTTATAGGATGCCGTTCATAATGGTAGGTAGTTACGGCGGTGCTCTGATTGGCGTAAGCGGCATTCTCTGATTGAGTGGAGTGTAGAAAGACGACCTGGTGTTGTGCTTTCGTTGGGCTCCAAGCAGGCCGCGGCACTACACCGCGTTTCGGGGAGACAAGGCTTTCAGCAGCAAATCACGCATCTATCTGTCTCTTGCTACCCAATTCGAGATGTTTCGCCGCTAAGGCTCTTGGCGAAGATTGAAAGTCGGCAAGCGTACCGACTTAGGACTCACAGTTATTTTACTATTGCTGCCAATCTATCTGTTTGCGATGCAGCAACCCGTGTTGCGTGTCCTTGAAAAGAATGCCTGCGCGGGGGATCCTTTTGGGAAGATGCTTGGGAGCGTAGGTTATACGTAAGGGGGCAGGCCTAGGACCGCCCATGCGCTGCACTCGTTTGGTGATCGCGGACCGCGATCCCGTCGTTCTGCAGGGTTTAACGTCCCTGTTCGCGGCTCAGTTTGACTTCAAGATCGTGGCGTCTTGCAGTGATGGCGCGAGCTGCATCAAAGCGATGCGGGATTTGGCACCCGACGTCGCGATTCTCGACTGGCGCGGAGGCCCGAACCGTCAATGGCGGCGTTCGGAGCGACCAAAGTTGCTCAAATGCCCCTCGCGCGCCGCCTGCGCTCGCGCGGACCTGGCGAGGGCACGCATCTTCCCTGGCAGCGCCGTGCGGGACGGCAGGCGTTCGAGTTTTTGGCTGCCGCAGGCAGGACAGACGGGCGTGTCAGAAAAGCCGATCAGCAACTCCACGTCCTTGTCGCATTTTCCGCAGTGATAACTATAGAGCGGCATGGCCTCGTGTTCCGTTCACGCTGGAGATCGTCAACGGCGACAGGAGTGCAGGAACCGGACCAGTTCGAGGCGCAGCCCGATCGTGCATGGATTCAGGTACTTTCCACCAGCGGGCGCATTGTTCTGAAGAATACAGAATGTCGGAACATCGACATTCCGAATCATCCGATGCTTCAAAATCGGATTGTCCTTCATCCAATCGGGCAGCTTCCGCGATAAAAAGTCGATTTCGGTCGCTTGGCCCGGATCGTGCAAACCCTCAACTCCAGATCCGACATTTGCACGTTGCGAACCCGCGCGACGCAGCCATGACTATCGATATGCGCGCCTACCCGACCGGTGATCCGAAACTGGGATCGGCCTTGGAGAATACTGTGCTCTGTCCGTTTCCCAGCGCGCCCTCCCGGATCGAGCGGCCGTCAGTCGAGCAAAAGACCATGGTGCTAACCGGTGCCTCGCGCGGCATCGGCCATGCAACGGTGAAACTGTTTTCGGAAGCCGGCTGGAGGATCATCACATGTTCGCGGCAACCTTTCGACAGCGGGCTCTGCCCCTGGGATGCCGGATCAGATGACCACATTCAAATAGACCTCGGCGATCACCGTTCCATGCCGCGCGCGCTGGCGGACATCAGGGCGCGGCTCGGCGGCATGCCGCTGCATGCGCTCGTCAACAATGCCGGATTCTCTCCGAAGGATTGCGACGGGGGCCGTCTTACGTCGCTGACGACACCGGTCGACATGTGGATGAACGTTTTCCACGTCAATTTTCTGGCGCCGATTCTTCTCGCGCGTGGCTTGTTCGACGAGTTGAAAGACGGCTCCGGCACAGTCGTCAACGTAACGTCCATCGTCGGCTCGCGCGTGCATCCGTTTGCGGGTACGGCATACGCAACGTCGAAAGCCGCTCTCGCCTGTCTTACCCGGGAGATGGCGCATGACTTTGCGCCCCACGGCATCCGGGTGAACGCGATAGCGCCGGGCGAGATCAAGACCGATATTCTGTCGCCGGAGACGGAAGCCCGGCTTGCTCCCGTCATTCCCATGGGCCGGATCGGCTCGCCGGACGAGGTGGCCAAGGTGATCTTCTTTCTATGCTCGGAAGCGGCAAGCTACGTGACCGGCGAGGAAATCAAGATCAACGGCGGTCAACACGTCTAGCGGTTCCGGTTCGGAGAAAAAGGAGCGAGCCGGTGCCGATAGTTTAATCGTCACGCATTGTTCCAGATTGATGCGGGCGCCGCCATGACGGCCGGAACGGCCGGATTCGTCAACAATTGCAGGGGCGGCCATGGTGCTGAGGCGGATGGAAGGCGGACAAATCCACGCTCGTTTGTTCGGCAGGATTGCGGTGAACTTGGGCACGACAATTCAATGAAGATGGGACAGGATATCAGGAATCCTTCAGAAAAGTCGGCGGGGAAAGTCCAGGACGTTGGAGAGACCGCCATGGCGCATGCTGATACATCTTTTGCCGAAAGCCTGGAAACACGGCCCAGCCCGCCGGTGATTCCGCTCAGTGAGATAGCGCTGACCGGAATCTACGAGATCTCCAAAATCCTGAACGCGCCGAACAGGCTCGAGACGACTCTTTCGAACGTCCTCAACGTTCTGTCGTCGTTCCTGCAGATGCGGCACGGCGTCATTTCGCTGCTCGCGGACGACGATGTCCCGGACGTCACGGTCGGTGTTGGCTGGAATGAGGGAACCGACGAACGCTACCGCGCGCGCCTGCCGGAAACGGCGATCGGGCAGATCGTAGCGACCGCGGTTCCGCTGGTTGCGGAGGATGTCGCCACGCATCCGTTGTTCAAGACCGATGCGGCCGCGCTGGGAGCGGACGGGGATGTCAGGGTATCGTTCATCGGAGTGCCGATCCGGATCGGCGCGAAGGTCGTCGGCACATTGACCATCGATCGCGTCTGGGACGGTCGATCGGTATTTCGGCTCGACACCGATGTGCGCTTCCTGACGATGATTGCCAATCTGATTGGACAGACGGTGCAGCTCTACCGCGTGGTCTCGCGCGACCGAGACCGGCTGATGGCCGAGAGTTACCGTTTGCAGAAGGAGCTGTCAGAGCTGAAGCCGGCGCGGGAGCGCCGGAAGGTTCACATCAAGGGCATCGTCGGAGACAGTCCGGCTCTGCGTTCGCTGCTCGAGCAGATCACGATCGTGGCGAAATCCAATTCTACCGTGCTGTTGCGCGGCGAATCCGGCACCGGCAAGGAACTGATCGCCAAGGCCATTCACGAGCTGTCGCCGCGCGCGAAAGGCCCGTTCATCAAGATCAATTGCGCCGCATTGCCGGAATCGGTCCTGGAGTCCGAGCTGTTCGGTCATGAAAAGGGAGCGTTTACCGGCGCGCTCAATGCGCGCAAGGGGCGCTTCGAACTCGCCGACAAGGGTACGCTTTTCCTCGACGAAATCGGGGAGATCTCGCCCGCTTTCCAGGCCAAGCTTCTGCGCGTGCTTCAGGAACAGGAATTCGAGCGGGTTGGCGGCAATCACACCATCAAGGTCGACGTGCGCGTGGTCACGGCTACCAACAGGAATCTCGAGGAAGCGGTCGCCCGCAAGGAATTCCGCGCCGACCTTTATTATCGCATCAGCGTGGTGCCGATCCTGATGCCGCCGCTGCGCGAGCGGCGCAGCGACATCCCGCAGCTTGCCGGCGAATTCCTGAGGCGCTTTAACGGCGAGAACGGCCGGACCCTGACCTTCGACGCGACGGCGATGGAAGTGCTGATGGGCTGCGGCTTTCCAGGCAATGTCCGCGAACTTGAGAATTGCGTCCAGCGGACCGCGACATTGGCGCATGGTCCTTCGATCGTGATGGAGGATT
The genomic region above belongs to Bradyrhizobium sediminis and contains:
- a CDS encoding LuxR C-terminal-related transcriptional regulator; protein product: MRRQHVLAAVLVGKSILLREGLAKILRSANFRILASVSCADDLHPNRSNLHPPLFLIVHTGDDFDPALEQIELFRNRNPDGRIAVVADHYRLNELVSAFRAGANGYFVNVITCDRFIKSVELVMMGETIFPPAFLSFILDPNGPHLVEPAANDQNGEPILVATEDPIAPQLSPREKLILRCIIEGDPNKCIARKIDIAEATVKVHVKAILRKIRVQNRTQAAIWGINNGSQTQPENGSRPPLISDVSKRFADPIKAIGEIKQIEAPAPTHPANHNAYHVGAARIERLVRKGRRTPGTTRLGK
- a CDS encoding FmdB family zinc ribbon protein, encoding MPLYSYHCGKCDKDVELLIGFSDTPVCPACGSQKLERLPSRTALPGKMRALARSARAQAAREGHLSNFGRSERRH
- a CDS encoding SDR family NAD(P)-dependent oxidoreductase; this encodes MRAYPTGDPKLGSALENTVLCPFPSAPSRIERPSVEQKTMVLTGASRGIGHATVKLFSEAGWRIITCSRQPFDSGLCPWDAGSDDHIQIDLGDHRSMPRALADIRARLGGMPLHALVNNAGFSPKDCDGGRLTSLTTPVDMWMNVFHVNFLAPILLARGLFDELKDGSGTVVNVTSIVGSRVHPFAGTAYATSKAALACLTREMAHDFAPHGIRVNAIAPGEIKTDILSPETEARLAPVIPMGRIGSPDEVAKVIFFLCSEAASYVTGEEIKINGGQHV
- the nifA gene encoding nif-specific transcriptional activator NifA, which encodes MAHADTSFAESLETRPSPPVIPLSEIALTGIYEISKILNAPNRLETTLSNVLNVLSSFLQMRHGVISLLADDDVPDVTVGVGWNEGTDERYRARLPETAIGQIVATAVPLVAEDVATHPLFKTDAAALGADGDVRVSFIGVPIRIGAKVVGTLTIDRVWDGRSVFRLDTDVRFLTMIANLIGQTVQLYRVVSRDRDRLMAESYRLQKELSELKPARERRKVHIKGIVGDSPALRSLLEQITIVAKSNSTVLLRGESGTGKELIAKAIHELSPRAKGPFIKINCAALPESVLESELFGHEKGAFTGALNARKGRFELADKGTLFLDEIGEISPAFQAKLLRVLQEQEFERVGGNHTIKVDVRVVTATNRNLEEAVARKEFRADLYYRISVVPILMPPLRERRSDIPQLAGEFLRRFNGENGRTLTFDATAMEVLMGCGFPGNVRELENCVQRTATLAHGPSIVMEDFACRRNECLSAMLWKGHSEVAPQRLRPAIPLPVLPVATAASAASSSTSSSQPATAFVARPAGSTEANWEQMSERDRFIAAMEKSGWVQAKAARILGLTPRQIGYALKKHGIEVKHL